In Malania oleifera isolate guangnan ecotype guangnan chromosome 8, ASM2987363v1, whole genome shotgun sequence, a single window of DNA contains:
- the LOC131161275 gene encoding amino acid permease 6 — MAGELQKNSLSLEQGPSAFEHGDASKNFDEDGRAKRTGTWLTASAHIITAVIGSGVLSLAWAIAQLGWVAGPAVLMAFSFITYFTSTLLADCYRAPDPVTGKRNYTYMEVVRANLGGVKVLLCGLAQYANLVGVTIGYTITSSISMVAVKRSNCFHKHGHDVKCSTSNYPFMIIFACIQVVLSQIPNFHKLSWLSILAAIMSFAYSSIGLGLSIAKTAGGGHVRTSLTGVTIGTDVSSSEKVWRSFQAIGDIAFAYAYSTVLIEIQDTLQSSPPENKAMKKASLVGITTTTFFYVLCGCVGYAAFGNDAPGNFLTGFGFYEPFWLIDFANACIAIHLIGAYQVFCQPVFGFIENLCRKHWPENKFITSEYAVQVPLLGVYYVNFFRVVWRTAYVIATTVLAMIFPFFNSFVGLLGAASFWPLTVYFPIEMHIAQAKMPKYSMTWIWLKILCWACFIVSLIAAAGAIQGLAKDLQAYKPFQNQQ; from the exons atggCAGGAGAGCTACAAAAGAACAGCTTGTCCTTAGAACAGGGCCCCTCTGCATTCGAGCATGGTGATGCTAGCAAGAACTTTGACGAAGATGGCCGTGCCAAAAGAACAG GGACGTGGCTTACGGCAAGTGCGCATATCATAACTGCGGTGATTGGGTCGGGAGTGCTGTCTCTGGCATGGGCAATAGCCCAGTTGGGGTGGGTGGCCGGACCGGCTGTGCTCATGGCCTTCTCCTTCATCACTTACTTCACCTCCACCCTGCTCGCCGACTGTTACCGGGCGCCGGACCCCGTCACCGGAAAGCGAAACTACACCTACATGGAGGTCGTCAGAGCCAATCTAG GAGGTGTGAAAGTTCTGCTGTGTGGGTTAGCTCAGTATGCAAACCTCGTCGGCGTAACAATTGGATATACCATCACTTCTTCAATTAGTATGGT GGCGGTGAAAAGGTCAAATTGTTTCCACAAGCATGGGCACGATGTGAAGTGTTCGACATCAAACTACCCATTCATGATAATATTTGCATGCATCCAAGTGGTTCTGAGCCAAATACCAAACTTCCACAAGCTCTCCTGGCTCTCCATTCTCGCTGCCATCATGTCTTTTGCCTATTCCTCCATTGGCCTTGGTCTCTCCATTGCCAAAACTGCAG GAGGGGGGCATGTAAGGACATCGTTGACGGGAGTGACGATAGGGACGGACGTGTCAAGCTCAGAGAAAGTATGGAGGTCTTTCCAAGCGATAGGCGACATCGCCTTTGCCTATGCCTACTCCACCGTCCTTATTGAGATACAG GACACTCTGCAATCGAGCCCTCCGGAAAACAAGGCCATGAAAAAGGCTTCTTTGGTTGGCATCACCACCACCACCTTTTTCTATGTCCTCTGCGGCTGCGTTGGCTATGCAGCATTCGGGAACGACGCACCAGGGAACTTCCTCACAGGATTCGGTTTCTACGAACCCTTCTGGCTCATCGACTTTGCTAATGCATGCATTGCTATTCATCTCATCGGTGCCTATCAG GTGTTTTGCCAGCCTGTGTTCGGGTTCATCGAGAACCTGTGCAGAAAACACTGGCCAGAAAACAAGTTCATAACAAGTGAATACGCCGTTCAAGTTCCATTACTGGGGGTTTACTACGTCAACTTCTTCAGGGTGGTGTGGAGAACAGCATACGTCATAGCCACTACAGTACTGGCTATGATCTTTCCATTCTTCAATAGCTTCGTAGGCCTCCTCGGCGCAGCGTCATTTTGGCCACTGACAGTGTACTTCCCCATAGAAATGCATATTGCACAGGCCAAAATGCCCAAGTATTCTATGACATGGATTTGGTTAAAGATATTGTGCTGGGCTTGCTTCATCGTCTCACTGATTGCTGCTGCTGGAGCCATTCAAGGCCTGGCCAAGGATCTACAGGCCTACAAACCATTTCAAAACCAGCAATAG